A single genomic interval of Aphidius gifuensis isolate YNYX2018 linkage group LG6, ASM1490517v1, whole genome shotgun sequence harbors:
- the LOC122859231 gene encoding unconventional myosin ID, with the protein MAMHSEIVGIDDFVLLDEITNEKIVENLRIRFSGGKFYTYIGEVCVSVNPYKSTHEYDQNHINKYKGRELFENPPHIFAIADAVHRQMKQQCQDTCIVISGESGSGKTEASKIIMKYIAAITNVNGQQEIERVKNVLIQSNCILEAFGNAKTNRNDNSSRFGKYMDINFDFKGDPIGGHITNYLLEKSRVVYQQNGERNFHCFYHLLCEKNLDKYNLISNTKLYNYIKNGKTITTDRSDFKNVNTAMTTLGFTSNEITTIWSIISGILHLGNIKFTVDSDNLIIENNTSLDSTSKQLSINNNDLKNALLQRTIAAGGEIMEKKHSLNEADYGRDAFSKAIYERLFTWIVTRINDSININNNSNKKYFKGTLIGVLDIYGFEIFDLNSFEQFCINYCNEKLQQLFIELVLKQEQEEYRNEGIEWKKIDYFNNQIICDLVEQQHKGILSIMDEACLNVGKINDEMLLEAMDKKLSNHKHFNSRQLSPMDKKILHKIEFRIKHYAGDVVYNINGFLDKNKDTLFQDFKRLMFNSNNSIISKMWPEGSQDISKTTKRPLTAGTLFKNSMILLVNNLTSKNPFYIRCIKPNEIKSPVVFDNERVEHQVRYLGLLENILVRRAGFVYRQRYDRFLKRYKMISQHTWPNYRGYNDKEGVQVLIEDKNFTHDVKYGKTKIFIKSPNTLFALEQARSNLIPGIVILLQKQWRGYICRREYKKIKAAIVIINYFRKYKMRKYITDLYELFKNAKNMKDYGKKLIWPNDNYYVRHVVYKLKMIYSRWYAWMILRNIPINEWPQLRLKITANCALRPKRKLFGQERKWEGNYLSKNDENLQSNIFNLSMNNLRNTDHFKTILFSSFIKKTNKYNKQADRVLVITEHAIYKLDNIKFKNMKKSIPIIEITGISVSPGADQLVVIHSNKGNDFIMSITTKENRVGEIVGVLSMRYYQLRGSDLHVNVDTTFKCMVGGKSKYLRVEVKPTVTTPTFLKDGDIIVYAIPPSVDIIDNGVNDRHHYR; encoded by the exons atggcAATGCACAGTGAAATAGTTGGCATTGATGATTTTGTACTTCttgatgaaataacaaatgaaaaaattgtcgAAAATTTACGAATaag attttctggtggtaaattttatacatacattGGTGAAGTTTGTGTAAGTGTAAATCCTTACAAAAGTACACATGAATATGATCAAAATcacatcaataaatataaag gtagagaattatttgaaaatccTCCTCATATATTTGCAATTGCTGATGCGGTACATAGGCAAATGAAACAACAATGTCAGGATACATGTATTGTTATAAGTGGAGAAAGTGGAAGTGGTAAAACAGAagcaagtaaaataataatgaaatatattgcaGCAATAACAAATGTCAATGGTCAACAAGAAATAGAACGtgttaaaaatgtattaatacaATCAAATTGTATACTTGAAGCATTTGGTAATGCTAAAACAAATCGTAATGATAATTCATCACGTTTTGGTAAATATAtggatattaattttgattttaaaggTGATCCAATTGGTGGTcatattacaaattatttacttgaaaaatcacgtgttgtttatcaacaaaatggTGAAcgtaattttcattgtttttatcatttattatgtgaaaaaaatttagataaatataatttaatatcaaatacaaaattatataattatattaaaaatggtaaaacaataacaactgatagaagtgattttaaaaatgttaatacaGCAATGACAACACTTGGTTTTACAAGCaatgaaataacaacaatatggTCAATAATATCTGGTATATTACATCttggaaatattaaatttactgtTGATtcagataatttaataattgaaaataatacatcaCTTGATAGTACATCAAAACAgctatcaattaataataatgatttaaaaaatgcattatTACAACGTACAATTGCTGCTGGTGGtgaaataatggaaaaaaaacattcattaAATGAAGCTGATTATGGACGTGATGCATTTTCAAAAGCAATTTATGAACGTTTATTTACATGGATTGTAACACGTATTAatgattcaattaatattaataataatagtaataaaaaatattttaaaggtACACTTATTGGTGTATTAGATATTTATggttttgaaatatttgatttaaattcatttgaacaattttgtataaattattgtaatgaaaaattacaacagTTATTTATTGAACTTGTATTAAAACAAGAACAAGAAGAATATCGTAATGAGGGtattgaatggaaaaaaattgattattttaataatcaaataatttgtgatttaGTTGAACAACAACATAAaggtatattatcaataatggATGAAGCATGTTTAAATgttggtaaaataaatgatgaaatgtTACTTGAAGCaatggataaaaaattatcaaatcataaacattttaattcaCGTCAATTATCAccaatggataaaaaaatattacataaaattgaatttcgtATAAAGCATTATGCTGGTGatgttgtttataatattaatggttttttagataaaaataaagatacatTATTTCAAGATTTTAAACGTCTTATgtttaatagtaataattcaataatatctaAAATGTGGCCTGAGGGTTCACAGGATATTagtaaaacaacaaaaagacCATTAACAGCTggtacattatttaaaaattcaatgattttacttgttaataatttaacaagtaaAAATCCATTTTATATTAGATGTATTAAaccaaatgaaattaaatcacCAGTtgtatttgataatgaaagaGTTGAACATCAAGTTAGATATTTAggtttacttgaaaatatattagttAGACGTGCTGGTTTTGTTTATCGTCAACGTTAtgatagatttttaaaaagatataaaatgaTATCACAACATACATGGCCAAATTATCGTGGTTATAATGACAAAGAAGGTGTACAAGTACttattgaagataaaaattttactcatGATGTTAAATAtggtaaaacaaaaatatttattaaatcaccAAATACATTATTTGCCTTGGAACAAGCTAGAAGTAATCTTATACCTggtattgttatattattacaaaaacaaTGGAGAGGATATATATGTCGtagagaatataaaaaaatcaaagcagctattgttattattaattattttagaaaatataaaatgagaaaatatattactgatttatatgaattatttaagaatgctaaaaatatgaaagactatggaaaaaaattaatatggccaaatgataattattatgtacgtcatgttgtttataaactgaaaatgatttattcAAGATGGTATGCATGGATGATATTACGTAATATACCAATTAATGAATGGCCACAATTGAGACTTAAAATAACAGCAAATTGTGCATTACGTCCAAAACGTAAATTATTTGGTCAAGAAAGAAAATGGGAgggtaattatttatctaaaaatgatgaaaatttacaatcaaatatatttaatttatcaatgaataatttacgtaatactgatcattttaaaacaatattattttcatcatttattaaaaaaacaaataaatataataaacaagcCGATCGTGTATTAGTTATAACTGAGCATGCTATTTataaacttgataatattaaatttaaaaatatgaaaaaatcaataccaattattgaaataactgGTATAAGTGTATCACCTGGTGCGGATCAACTTGTTGTTATACATTCAAATAAAggaaatgattttattatgtcAATAACAACTAAAGAAAATCGTGTTGGTGAAATTGTTGGTGTTTTAAGCATGAGATATTATCa acTCAGAGGAAGTGATCTTCATGTTAATGTTGATACGACATTTAAATGTATGGTTGGTggtaaaagtaaatatttacgAGTTGAAGTTAAACCAACAGTAACAAcaccaacatttttaaaagatggtgatattattgtttatgcTATTCCTCCGTCcgttgatattattgataatggtGTCAATGATAGACACCATTATcgataa